The Henckelia pumila isolate YLH828 chromosome 2, ASM3356847v2, whole genome shotgun sequence genome includes a window with the following:
- the LOC140880247 gene encoding apoptosis inhibitor 5-like protein API5, with protein sequence MAEVSDDAKDIEKLYEYGERLNEVKDKSQHADDYENIIKAAKSSSVKGRQLAAQLIPRFFKYFPGLSVSAVDAHLDLCEAEELGVRVQAIRGLPLFCKDTPEHLSKIVDILAQLLTAEENVERDAVNKALLSLLRQDVKASLTALFKHIESVDEQITDENLRERTLLFIKDKVFPIKAELLRPPEQMERHITDLIKKSLQDVTGAEFKMFMDFLKTLTIFGEKAPPERVQELIEIIEGQADLDAQFNAADGDHNDRLISCLFMALPFFERGASNSKFFNYLNKHMFPVFDKLPEERKVDLLKNLAEGSPYTSPQDTRQILPSVVQLLKKAMPRRKAGEEMNFTSVECLLYTFHHLAHKAPNASNSLCGYKIVTGQPSDRLGEDFSEQYKDFSERLNCVEDLVRATMKKLTQGMADHNKGLGAAVSDEAKATIRTQKQNTTTGLRTCNNILAMTQPLHSKTPSFIGDKRINLSWKEAVKPSPPTPSAATVGGKRPLGAQNGAGSNPAKIGRGAGSSQNYFSRSAGLQHRGGRSGARGRGRGYGGRGRGRGFR encoded by the exons ATGGCAGAAGTCTCCGACGATGCGAAAGACATTGAGAAGCTTTATGAGTATGGAGAACGTCTCAATGAGGTCAAAGACAAGTCTCAG CACGCCGATGATTATGAGAACATAATAAAGGCAGCGAAAAGCAGTAGCGTTAAGGGGAGGCAATTAGCTGCGCAGCTGATTCCGAGGTTTTTCAAGTATTTCCCTGGCCTCTCTGTTAGTGCTGTCGATGCGCATCTTGATTTGTGCGAAGCGGAAGAACTTGGG GTTCGAGTGCAAGCTATTCGAGGGCTTCCACTTTTCTGCAAAGATACACCCGAGCATCTTTCTAAAATTGTAGACATTCTTGCCCAACTCCTCACTGCTG AGGAAAATGTGGAGCGTGATGCAGTAAATAAAGCTCTTTTATCCTTACTGAGGCAGGATGTTAAAG CTTCTTTGACAGCCCTATTTAAGCACATTGAGAGTGTTGATGAGCAGATAACTGATGAAAATCTTCGTGAGAGGACCCTACTTTTTATTAAAGACAAG GTGTTCCCAATCAAAGCCGAGCTCTTGAGGCCACCTGAGCAAATGGAGAGGCACATTACTGATTTGATTAAAAAG AGTTTACAAGATGTGACAGGAGCGGAATTTAAGATGTTTATGGattttttgaaaactttgaCCATATTTGGCGAGAAAGCTCCCCCAGAGCGGGTACAAGAACTTATTGAAATAATTGAAGGCCAAGCTGATCTTGATGCACAATTCAAT GCTGCAGATGGAGATCATAATGATAGACTAATTTCCTGTCTGTTTATGGCTCTTCCATTTTTCGAG AGGGGCGCATCAAATAGCAAGTTTTTCAACTACTTGAACAAGCACATGTTTCCCGTTTTTGATAAG CTTCCTGAAGAACGAAAAGTAGACCTGCTTAAAAACCTTGCTGAGGGTTCACCTTACACATCTCCACAAGACACAAGACAAATTCTCCCATCTGTTGTTCAACTCTTAAAG AAGGCCATGCCTCGAAGAAAAGCGGGAGAAGAAATGAACTTTACTTCCGTCGAGTGCTTGTTGTACACATTTCACCATTTAGCTCATAAG GCTCCTAATGCCAGTAATAGTTTATGTGGTTACAAAATCGTGACTGGGCAACCATCAGATAGGCTTGGCGAAGACTTCTCTGAGCAGTACAAAGATTTCTCAGAGAG GTTGAATTGTGTTGAAGACCTAGTTCGTGCAACCATGAAGAAGTTAACTCAGGGAATGGCGGATCATAATAAAGGATTGGGGGCTGCTGTATCCGATGAGGCTAAGGCTACCATT AGAACCCAGAAGCAGAACACCACGACCGGGTTACGAACTTGCAACAATATTTTGGCTATGACACAG CCTCTTCATTCCAAAACTCCCTCATTTATTGGAGACAAGAGAATTAACTTATCTTGGAAAGAAGCAGTGAAACCTTCACCACCAACTCCTTCTGCTGCTACTGTCGG AGGAAAACGTCCTCTTGGTGCTCAGAATGGTGCTGGAAGTAATCCCGCGAAAATAGGGCGTGGAGCTGGGAGTTCACAGAACTACTTCTCAAGATCTGCAGGTCTTCAGCACCGTGGAGGGAGAAGTGGTGCTCGGGGTAGAGGAAGGGGGTATGGTGGCCGTGGCAGGGGTAGAGGATTCCGATAG